GGCTGGTGAACCTGTCGACATTCACGTCAATGACAAACTGATGGCAAAAGGCGAGGTTGTCGTCATCGATGAGAACTTTGGTGTGCGTGTCACCGATATTGTAAGCCCGAAAGAACGATTGACTAAACTACGTTAATGGATAAATAGGAGGAATAGATATGGGAGAACGAATACTAATTGTTGATGACGCGGCTTTTATGCGCATGATGGTAAAAGATATTTTGACGAAGAACGGATATGAAATCGCCGGGGAAGCGGAAGACGGCCAAAAAGCGGTCGACTTATATAAAGAAGAAAAGCCGGATCTTGTAACGATGGATATTACTATGCCTGAGATGGATGGAATCACAGCTTTAAAGGAAATTAAAAGTCATGATCCTCAGGCAAAGATCATTATGTGTTCCGCGATGGGGCAGCAGGCAATGGTTGTGGATGCCATCCA
This sequence is a window from Bacillus sp. SB49. Protein-coding genes within it:
- a CDS encoding response regulator; protein product: MGERILIVDDAAFMRMMVKDILTKNGYEIAGEAEDGQKAVDLYKEEKPDLVTMDITMPEMDGITALKEIKSHDPQAKIIMCSAMGQQAMVVDAIQAGAKDFIVKPFQADRVIEAIQKALS